A portion of the Gossypium arboreum isolate Shixiya-1 chromosome 8, ASM2569848v2, whole genome shotgun sequence genome contains these proteins:
- the LOC108457828 gene encoding 60S ribosomal protein L22-2 codes for MSRGAAAGAKGKKKGASFTIDCAKPVEDKIMDIASLEKFLQERIKVGGKAGALGDSVTVTRDKTRITVTSDSNFSKRYLKYLTKKYLKKHNVRDWLRVIASNKDRNVYELRYFNIAENEGEEEE; via the exons ATGAGTCGTGGTGCAGCAGCTGGAGCTAAGGGAAAGAAGAAGGGAGCCTCCTTCACCATCGACTGTGCGAAGCCGGTTGAGGATAAGATCATGGACATCGCTTCTTTGGAGAAGTTTCTTCAGGAAAGGATCAAGGTTGGTGGCAAAGCCGGTGCTCTAGGTGACTCCGTCACTGTCACCCGCGACAAGACCCGTATCACCGTTACCTCTGACTCCAACTTCTCTAAGCG GTACCTTAAATACTTGACTAAGAAGTACTTGAAGAAGCACAACGTCCGGGATTGGCTTCGGGTGATTGCTTCCAACAAGGACCGTAATGTTTATGAACTCCGCTACTTCAATATTGCTGAGAATGAAGGGGAAGAGGAAGAATGA